The following are encoded together in the Sphingomonas insulae genome:
- a CDS encoding potassium transporter Kup — translation MSAPVPAALPAARSEGEDHGHHADGMIKLAVGAIGIVFGDIGTSPLYAFRETFAGHHQLALDPLHIMGVLSLMFWSMMIVVTIKYVAIIMRADNKGEGGSLALLALVSGRTKSRRWSTGIILLGVFATSLFYGDSMITPAVTVLSAVEGLAVAAPAFGGLVLPIVIAILIALFWVQKSGTARIGLVFGPIMLVYFAVIAVLGLISVVQTPEVLWAFSPHHAVEFFLLDPVRAFLALGSVVLAVTGAEALYADMGHFGRKPIGLSWLVFVLPALMCNYLGQGALLFREGQEALRSPFYMLAPDSLQLPLVILATMAAIIASQAVISGAFSVTQQAIQLGFMPRLRIEHTSAATAGQIYIPLVNWMLMVMVILLVLFFRTSSNLTSAYGIAVTGAMFIDTCLLGVALTRLWNWPLYAAAPLLAVFFLVDGAYFSANLTKVPDGGWFPLMVGFIVFTFLTTWSKGRKLMMERLHEAAMPIKVFITSAANSASRVPGTAVFMTSSADGVPHALLHNLKHNKVLHERVILLTVKIVAQPYWPEAERAMNDAMGEGFYRLVLRYGFMEEVDVPAALKRVHECGADFKMMDTSFFLSRQTLLPSERPGMMLWREKLFAWMLRNAESAMEFFRLPTNRVVELGSQVEI, via the coding sequence GTGAGCGCTCCCGTACCGGCCGCGCTTCCCGCCGCACGCAGCGAGGGCGAGGATCACGGCCATCACGCCGATGGCATGATCAAGCTGGCGGTGGGGGCGATCGGCATCGTCTTCGGCGATATCGGCACCAGCCCGCTCTACGCCTTTCGGGAAACCTTCGCCGGCCATCACCAGCTGGCGCTCGATCCGTTGCACATCATGGGTGTGCTCAGCCTGATGTTCTGGTCGATGATGATCGTCGTCACGATCAAATACGTCGCCATCATCATGCGCGCCGACAACAAGGGCGAGGGCGGCAGCCTCGCACTGCTGGCGCTGGTGTCCGGGCGGACGAAGAGCAGGCGGTGGTCGACCGGCATCATTCTGCTCGGCGTGTTCGCGACCTCGCTGTTCTACGGCGATTCGATGATCACCCCCGCTGTCACCGTGCTCAGCGCCGTCGAGGGCCTCGCCGTCGCGGCACCGGCGTTCGGCGGATTGGTCCTGCCGATCGTGATCGCCATCCTGATCGCCCTGTTCTGGGTGCAGAAGAGCGGCACCGCGCGGATCGGGCTGGTATTCGGGCCGATCATGCTGGTCTATTTTGCGGTGATCGCCGTGCTCGGCCTCATCAGCGTCGTCCAGACGCCCGAGGTGCTCTGGGCCTTCTCGCCGCACCATGCCGTCGAATTCTTCCTGCTCGATCCGGTCCGCGCCTTTCTGGCGCTGGGGTCGGTGGTGCTGGCGGTGACCGGGGCCGAGGCGCTGTATGCCGACATGGGGCATTTCGGCCGCAAGCCCATCGGCCTGTCGTGGTTGGTGTTCGTCCTCCCCGCGCTCATGTGCAACTATCTGGGGCAGGGCGCATTGCTGTTCCGCGAGGGGCAGGAGGCGCTGCGCAGCCCGTTCTACATGCTGGCGCCGGACAGCCTGCAGTTGCCGCTGGTGATCCTGGCGACGATGGCCGCGATCATCGCCAGCCAGGCGGTGATCTCCGGCGCGTTTTCGGTGACGCAACAGGCGATCCAGCTCGGGTTCATGCCGCGCCTGCGCATCGAACATACCAGTGCCGCGACCGCCGGCCAGATCTACATCCCGCTCGTCAACTGGATGCTGATGGTGATGGTGATCCTGCTGGTGCTGTTCTTCCGCACCTCGTCGAACCTTACCTCGGCGTACGGCATCGCGGTGACCGGGGCGATGTTCATCGACACCTGCCTGCTCGGCGTCGCGCTCACCCGATTGTGGAACTGGCCGCTCTATGCCGCCGCGCCGCTGCTGGCGGTGTTCTTCCTCGTGGACGGTGCCTATTTCTCCGCGAACCTCACCAAGGTGCCGGACGGCGGCTGGTTCCCGCTGATGGTCGGCTTCATCGTCTTCACCTTCCTGACCACTTGGTCGAAGGGGCGCAAGCTGATGATGGAGCGGCTGCACGAGGCGGCGATGCCGATCAAGGTGTTCATCACCTCCGCCGCCAATTCCGCCAGCCGCGTGCCGGGGACGGCGGTGTTCATGACCTCGTCGGCCGACGGCGTGCCGCACGCGCTGCTCCACAACCTCAAGCACAATAAGGTGCTGCACGAGCGCGTCATCCTGCTGACCGTCAAGATCGTCGCACAGCCCTATTGGCCGGAGGCGGAGCGGGCGATGAACGACGCGATGGGCGAGGGCTTCTACCGCCTCGTCCTGCGCTACGGCTTTATGGAAGAGGTCGACGTGCCGGCGGCGTTGAAGCGGGTCCACGAATGCGGCGCCGACTTCAAGATGATGGACACCAGCTTCTTCCTGTCCCGGCAGACGCTGCTCCCCTCCGAACGGCCGGGCATGATGCTATGGCGCGAAAAGCTGTTCGCCTGGATGCTGCGCAACGCCGAAAGCGCGATGGAATTCTTTCGCCTGCCCACCAACCGCGTCGTCGAACTCGGCAGTCAGGTCGAGATTTGA